Proteins encoded together in one Phycisphaerae bacterium window:
- the surE gene encoding 5'/3'-nucleotidase SurE, whose amino-acid sequence MLIVLTNDDGYEAPGLHAAYEAARRLGEVRVVAPRSERSACSHTITLRRPIAVERLRHDHYGEMYAVDGTPADCVRLAFAELIGEEIDLVLSGVNRGANAGVDVYYSGTVAGAREAAILRIPAIAVSQAVREDVDIDWHRAREVTKELLPGLLEEQLPAAGFWNINMPSPIPETWQERVRRVPVAGHAMPMKFNRREHKEGSLLEFTYGASYWLREERGPSDYTTIRDGEIAVSAVPLMGRFGCPGDGPVE is encoded by the coding sequence TTGCTCATCGTATTGACCAACGACGACGGATATGAAGCCCCCGGTCTGCACGCCGCGTACGAGGCCGCGCGCCGCCTTGGTGAGGTGCGTGTGGTGGCGCCGCGATCCGAGCGTTCCGCATGCAGCCACACGATCACCCTGCGCCGGCCGATCGCCGTGGAACGCCTGCGGCACGATCATTACGGGGAGATGTACGCGGTGGACGGTACGCCGGCCGACTGCGTGCGGCTGGCGTTTGCCGAGTTGATCGGCGAGGAGATCGACCTGGTGCTATCGGGGGTCAATCGCGGAGCCAACGCGGGCGTGGACGTTTACTACTCGGGAACCGTGGCCGGTGCTCGCGAAGCGGCCATCCTCCGCATTCCGGCGATCGCCGTCTCGCAGGCGGTACGGGAGGACGTGGACATCGACTGGCACCGCGCCCGGGAGGTTACCAAGGAGCTGCTTCCGGGGCTGCTGGAAGAACAGTTGCCGGCCGCGGGATTCTGGAACATCAACATGCCGAGCCCGATTCCCGAGACGTGGCAGGAGCGCGTCCGCCGTGTTCCCGTTGCGGGACACGCCATGCCCATGAAGTTCAATCGCCGCGAGCACAAAGAGGGAAGTCTGCTGGAATTCACGTATGGCGCCTCATACTGGCTTCGCGAGGAGCGCGGCCCGAGCGACTACACGACGATTCGCGATGGCGAGATTGCGGTAAGCGCCGTCCCGCTGATGGGACGGTTTGGATGCCCGGGGGACGGTCCGGTCGAGTAG
- a CDS encoding polysaccharide-degrading enzyme, with the protein MGRVVTIVIIAASIAISLVATEASGTTFEVGDGMPYATIGAVPWESVSAGDVVLIHWRSSPYREKWVIGRAGTANEPIVVSGVAGPNGALPIIDGENATTRLALDYWNEPRSVIKVGGSSIPSNTLPQYVVIENLDIRGARPPNAFTDDAGGVQNYAANAAAIHVERGEHITIRNCILRDSGNGLFVSSSDEEAASDILIDGNYIHGNGNVGSIYEHNVYVAGIGMVFQYNRFGSLQDGAGGNNLKDRSAGLVIRYNWIEGGNRQLDLVDGEDSALIRSDPGYTSTFVYGNILIEPAGEGNKQIVHYGGDSGTTSAYRNGTLYFYHNTVVSLRTDSTTLFRLSTNDNHCDARNNIFFVTTAGSGLAALDSDGVLDLSHNWLKPGWVDSFGGLGGMIHDDGTSIETNEPGFADFAGQDFTLAADSDCIDGAAPLSPGALPDHRVERQYVKHQSGRDREQAGSASDLGAYEANGPAAVPTIPRCGVGMLSTLILAGGMALAGRAARARHSGAETPDDRNH; encoded by the coding sequence ATGGGGCGAGTGGTTACGATTGTCATTATCGCGGCCTCCATCGCGATTTCTCTGGTTGCGACAGAAGCGTCTGGAACAACGTTCGAAGTGGGCGACGGCATGCCCTATGCGACGATCGGCGCGGTTCCCTGGGAATCGGTGTCCGCTGGTGATGTGGTGTTGATTCACTGGCGGTCCTCGCCCTATCGCGAGAAGTGGGTCATCGGGCGCGCCGGTACGGCGAACGAGCCCATTGTCGTCAGCGGGGTCGCCGGGCCCAACGGCGCGCTGCCCATCATTGACGGCGAGAACGCCACGACCCGACTGGCGCTCGACTACTGGAACGAACCCCGCTCCGTGATCAAAGTCGGCGGCTCGTCGATCCCATCCAACACGCTTCCCCAATACGTGGTCATTGAGAACCTCGACATTCGAGGGGCCCGCCCACCGAACGCCTTCACCGATGACGCCGGCGGCGTCCAAAACTACGCGGCGAATGCGGCCGCGATTCACGTTGAGCGCGGTGAGCACATCACAATTCGCAATTGCATTCTGCGTGACAGCGGGAATGGGCTGTTCGTTTCCTCGAGCGATGAGGAAGCGGCGTCGGACATCCTGATCGACGGCAATTACATCCACGGCAACGGCAACGTCGGCAGCATTTATGAGCACAACGTGTACGTTGCCGGGATCGGCATGGTCTTCCAGTACAATCGATTCGGCTCGTTGCAGGACGGCGCGGGCGGCAACAACCTCAAGGACCGTTCGGCCGGTCTGGTCATTCGGTATAATTGGATTGAGGGTGGCAACCGTCAACTGGACCTGGTTGACGGAGAGGACAGCGCACTGATCCGATCGGACCCGGGCTACACGAGCACGTTCGTTTATGGAAACATCCTGATCGAGCCGGCCGGAGAAGGAAACAAGCAGATTGTCCACTACGGCGGCGACAGCGGAACCACGAGCGCCTATCGAAACGGCACGCTGTATTTCTATCACAACACGGTCGTTTCGCTTCGGACGGACAGCACGACGTTGTTTCGCCTTTCGACTAATGACAACCACTGCGACGCCCGCAACAACATCTTCTTCGTGACGACGGCGGGGAGCGGACTGGCAGCGCTCGACAGCGACGGCGTGCTCGATCTCAGCCACAACTGGCTCAAGCCCGGATGGGTGGACAGTTTCGGCGGACTCGGGGGCATGATCCACGACGACGGAACGTCCATTGAAACGAACGAGCCCGGGTTTGCGGATTTCGCGGGACAGGATTTCACGCTGGCAGCAGATTCCGATTGCATCGACGGCGCCGCACCGCTCTCGCCCGGGGCGCTTCCCGACCACCGGGTCGAGCGCCAGTATGTCAAACATCAATCGGGCCGTGACCGAGAACAAGCGGGCAGCGCGAGTGATCTCGGGGCGTATGAGGCAAACGGTCCCGCGGCGGTTCCGACAATTCCCCGGTGTGGCGTCGGGATGCTGTCGACGCTCATCCTGGCCGGCGGCATGGCCCTGGCAGGCCGCGCTGCCCGAGCGCGGCACTCGGGTGCGGAAACTCCTGATGATCGAAACCACTAA
- a CDS encoding TrkA family potassium uptake protein yields MQNYAIIGLGQFGKCILESLLKRKCDVVVIDHDDKKVQWASELSSNVVKADALNPGVITELFPKGLHCAIIDLGEHWEPSILVTNRLQKLKVPNIVVQALSPAHAEILQMVGATKVIFPEREAAERLAGLLLGRGMLDYFPVSDDFSVVERPVPPNWVGKKLTEMDLRRKREVHVVGFRRSSVGNDRWYLPDVERPFESQDIVLLAGATATLNALPTR; encoded by the coding sequence ATGCAGAACTACGCCATTATCGGCTTGGGGCAATTCGGGAAGTGCATCCTGGAGAGCCTCCTGAAACGCAAGTGTGACGTCGTTGTCATCGACCATGACGACAAGAAGGTGCAGTGGGCAAGCGAGCTGTCGTCCAATGTCGTCAAGGCAGACGCACTGAATCCCGGCGTGATCACGGAGCTGTTTCCCAAGGGACTCCACTGCGCGATCATCGACCTCGGCGAGCACTGGGAGCCGAGCATTCTCGTCACCAACCGTCTCCAGAAGCTGAAGGTGCCCAACATCGTCGTGCAGGCGCTGAGCCCGGCCCATGCCGAGATTCTCCAGATGGTCGGGGCCACGAAGGTGATCTTCCCGGAGCGGGAAGCGGCGGAACGTCTGGCCGGTCTCCTGCTGGGACGTGGAATGCTGGATTATTTCCCGGTGAGCGACGATTTCTCGGTGGTCGAGCGGCCCGTTCCCCCGAACTGGGTCGGCAAGAAGCTCACCGAGATGGACCTTCGCCGCAAACGGGAGGTCCATGTGGTCGGTTTCCGGAGATCGTCCGTGGGAAACGACCGCTGGTACCTGCCGGACGTGGAGCGGCCTTTCGAATCGCAGGACATCGTACTGCTCGCCGGCGCGACGGCGACGCTGAACGCCCTGCCGACACGATGA
- a CDS encoding FHA domain-containing protein: MIDNTAQLDRVDIELPASAPSVRLTAGVGSAGQKTWNLRRPVTVIGSKRPAHIVLHDQDVSNAHCVIVNTGREVLLKDLWTSSGTLCNKQPANLTLLKDGDILTVGGTSIQIAIRVPENESDDSGCGLTYSEPTKFAKPLVVRLDHTDTKWEVDDAVVLVGRHERSTIRIDHDEVVRRHLIIFRFLDGPAVFELGSKSGMTLNGGTCSIAALRPGDRVGIGPCTLSFEMVGVPSWDDAARESAAGEAAESRTVPVSAAPSIPSIPSIPLPPSRNDVVRLTEEAETAAGDAQPTLEYIEGELLKLQKNISNSWERLNQWQEQLREDATRISKQSAGLEVREAELEAKDAALRGQLHDLTRYHEQITERERELAKKLAEIQSERDKALQQQTDLVRREGDVARRNDELQRREHVLAQRWARLLAATCPHCGRPIRPDGGDNQNGNRQTL, translated from the coding sequence ATGATCGATAACACCGCCCAGCTTGATCGCGTGGACATTGAACTGCCCGCCTCCGCTCCATCGGTCCGACTGACCGCTGGCGTGGGCTCGGCCGGGCAAAAAACCTGGAACCTGCGACGACCGGTTACGGTCATCGGTTCGAAGCGCCCGGCGCACATCGTCCTTCACGATCAGGACGTCAGCAACGCGCACTGTGTCATCGTCAATACCGGGCGGGAAGTGCTCCTCAAAGATCTCTGGACCTCCAGCGGGACGTTGTGCAACAAGCAACCGGCTAACCTCACCCTGCTCAAGGACGGCGACATTCTCACCGTGGGTGGCACCAGCATCCAGATCGCCATCCGCGTGCCCGAGAACGAGTCCGATGACTCCGGTTGCGGCCTTACCTACTCCGAACCGACGAAATTCGCAAAGCCTCTCGTTGTCCGATTGGACCACACCGACACGAAGTGGGAGGTTGATGACGCCGTCGTACTGGTTGGCCGGCACGAACGGTCCACCATTCGAATTGACCACGACGAAGTCGTGCGGCGGCATCTGATCATCTTCCGTTTTTTGGACGGTCCGGCCGTTTTCGAATTGGGCAGCAAGTCGGGAATGACGCTCAATGGAGGCACGTGCAGCATCGCGGCACTTCGACCCGGAGACCGCGTGGGCATCGGGCCGTGCACGCTGAGCTTCGAAATGGTCGGCGTGCCCAGTTGGGATGACGCTGCGAGGGAGAGCGCCGCAGGCGAAGCGGCGGAGTCCAGAACGGTTCCGGTAAGTGCCGCGCCTTCGATACCCTCCATCCCGTCGATTCCGCTGCCGCCTTCGAGAAATGACGTGGTCAGGTTGACGGAAGAGGCGGAGACGGCTGCCGGCGACGCTCAGCCGACCCTCGAGTACATCGAGGGCGAGCTCCTCAAGTTGCAGAAGAACATCTCCAACTCGTGGGAGCGGCTCAACCAGTGGCAGGAGCAGCTTCGCGAGGATGCCACGCGGATCAGCAAGCAAAGCGCCGGCTTGGAAGTCCGAGAGGCGGAGCTCGAAGCCAAGGACGCCGCCCTGCGGGGACAGCTTCACGATCTGACCCGCTACCACGAGCAGATTACGGAGCGGGAGCGGGAACTCGCCAAGAAACTCGCCGAGATTCAGTCCGAAAGGGACAAGGCCCTCCAGCAGCAGACCGACCTCGTTCGCCGTGAAGGCGACGTCGCGCGCCGTAATGACGAGCTGCAGCGCCGCGAGCACGTGTTGGCGCAACGCTGGGCCCGACTGCTTGCGGCCACCTGTCCGCACTGCGGCCGGCCCATTCGCCCCGACGGCGGCGACAACCAGAACGGCAACCGTCAAACCCTTTAG